The Cannabis sativa cultivar Pink pepper isolate KNU-18-1 unplaced genomic scaffold, ASM2916894v1 Contig3, whole genome shotgun sequence genome window below encodes:
- the LOC133033290 gene encoding uncharacterized protein LOC133033290: MGSEMNVLFLLIINVVMVVSASGSTPDDNYISVVGDPGMRRDGLRVAFEAWNFCNEVGQEAPHTGSPRAADCFDLKGSSLKHKVTKEDNKLGVGTPFSGLNPENANNVDLYAAQKEIYLGSLCEVRDTPKPWQFWMVMLKNGNFDTNSGLCPADGKRVRPFKSTRFPCFGKGCMNQPTFKHDETELYGESMRGGFNGTYDLDSEPANGLDGISFYEVVWEKKVGVGSWVFNHKLKTSKKYPWLMLYLRADATQGYSGGYHYDTRGMLKTLPESPNFKVRLSLDIKKGGGPKSQFYLIDIGSCWKNNGLACDGEVVTDVTRYTEMIINPDTPAWCSPTGLQNCPPYHITPQNIKIYRNDTARFPYSAYHYYCAPGNAQHLEQPVSLCDPYSNPQAQEIIQLLPHPIWGDYGYPTKKGQGWVGDPRTWELDVGGLSSRLYYYQDPGTTPARRIWSSIDVGTEIYISDKDEVAEWSLSDFDVLLTTPKF; encoded by the exons ATGGGGAGTGAAATGAATGTTCTGTTTCTTTTGATTATTAATGTGGTAATGGTGGTAAGTGCTTCTGGTTCTACTCCAGATGACAACTACATCTCAGTGGTTGGAGATCCAGGAATGAGAAGAGATGGGCTCAGAGTGGCCTTTGAAGCTTGGAACTTTTGCAATGAAGTTGGCCAAGAAGCTCCTCACACGGGCAGCCCCAGAGCTGCTGATTGTTTTGATCtcaaag GTTCTTCTCTTAAACACAAGGTAACAAAAGAAGATAACAAACTTGGAGTTGGGACTCCATTCTCTGGGTTAAATCCAGAAAATGCCAACAATGTAGATCTTTACGCAGCACAGAAAGAAATTTATCTGGGTTCTCTATGTGAAGTTAGAGACACCCCAAAACCATGGCAGTTTTGGATGGTTATGCTTAAAAATGGTAACTTTGACACTAACTCAGGTTTGTGTCCGGCTGATGGGAAAAGGGTTAGACCCTTTAAATCAACAAGGTTTCCTTGCTTTGGCAAAGGGTGTATGAACCAACCCACCTTTAAACATGATGAGACTGAGTTGTATGGTGAAAGCATGAGAGGAGGTTTTAATGGCACTTATGATTTGGATTCTGAACCTGCAAATGGTCTTGATGGGATTTCCTTCTACGAAGTTGTTTGGGAAAAGAAAGTTGGAGTTGGAAGTTGGGTCTTCAATCATAAACTCAAGACCTCAAAGAAGTATCCATGGCTGATGCTGTACCTCAGAGCTGATGCAACTCAAGGATATTCTGGTGGATATCATTATGACACAAGAGGAATGCTTAAAACG CTACCAGAATCACCAAATTTTAAGGTGAGACTGAGTTTGGATATCAAGAAAGGAGGAGGACCAAAGAGCCAGTTCTACCTAATCGACATAGGCAGCTGTTGGAAGAACAATGGCTTAGCCTGTGATGGTGAAGTAGTAACTGATGTTACCAGATACACAGAGATGATAATCAACCCTGACACACCAGCTTGGTGCAGCCCCACAGGCTTACAGAATTGCCCACCTTACCATATAACACCCCAAAACATAAAGATTTATCGTAACGACACAGCCCGCTTCCCATACTCGGCTTACCACTACTACTGTGCGCCAGGCAATGCCCAGCACTTGGAGCAGCCTGTGAGCCTTTGTGACCCTTACAGCAATCCTCAGGCGCAAGAGATAATTCAGTTGCTGCCACATCCCATATGGGGTGACTATGGCTATCCCACCAAGAAAGGACAAGGTTGGGTGGGTGATCCCAGGACATGGGAGCTTGATGTGGGTGGCCTTTCGAGTAGACTCTACTACTATCAG GATCCAGGGACTACTCCAGCTAGAAGGATATGGAGTTCGATTGATGTGGGGACTGAGATTTATATAAGTGACAAAGATGAAGTGGCAGAATGGAGCTTAAGTGACTTTGATGTTCTGCTCACTACTCCAAAGTTCTAG
- the LOC115713239 gene encoding protein S-acyltransferase 18, whose protein sequence is MIITRRHGWQRPLHSLQIVGMAIFSFLVVAFYAFLGLFLGNRTAEITVTTIFSIASLSVMGLFIRCTAIDPTDKTGVRRKRTKKKVKSQIKLNYGFILGQIVLRFFRRVEKKILRSFIRRKYLDPWSTSSDHLDPFLPFPLVLKDDAAVNTPNPNQDDISFCQLCDMEVKKRSKHCRTCNRCVEGFDHHCRWLNNCVGKRNYTTFILLMVFVLLMLIMEGGTAVAIFVRCFTDKHGLEKELEQKLYVKFPREVLATISILLLLMTAYGSAALGQLFFFHVVLIRKGIRTYDYILAMKEENQFAELDSFDDDSGISSDDSAEFYSPEKPTFVSRFICSGQGLNQSNKNLSIRIEGDPETSLLANKQGFRVGISPWKLIKLSKEKALRAAERARERIVKQKPMMEQGPLKPLPSETKCGPLMNKQINVPDSASGLTPLVSNGRLGGSPGRFSSPRRRFSCPPSTVSSILASPQQKYRSNFDLKLTDVSKELETYISRQVLCSVIKEDGSQPSPR, encoded by the exons ATGATTATTACCAGGCGCCATGGCTGGCAACGTCCTCTCCACTCTTTGCAG ATCGTGGGAATGGCAATTTTCAGCTTCCTGGTGGTGGCATTCTATGCTTTCCTGGGTCTTTTTCTTGGAAACAGAACTGCAGAAATTACTGTCACCACAATCTTCTCCATTGCG TCTCTTTCAGTGATGGGACTCTTCATAAGGTGCACTGCCATTGACCCAACTGACAAAACTGGTGTTAGGAGGAAGAGGACCAAGAAAAAAGTCAAGTCCCAGATCAAGCTCAACTATGGCTTCATTCTGGGTCAGAttgttttaagattttttaggaGAGTGGAGAAGAAGATCCTTAGGTCCTTCATCAGGAGGAAGTATCTGGATCCATGGAGTACCAGCTCTGATCATTTGGACCCATTTCTTCCTTTTCCTCTTGTCCTCAAGGATGATGCAGCTGTCAACACTCCCAATCCAAACCAAGACGACATCTCCTTTTGCCAGCTCTGTGATATGGAG GTCAAAAAACGTAGCAAGCACTGCCGCACCTGCAACCGATGTGTGGAAGGCTTTGATCACCATTGCAGG TGGTTAAACAACTGCGTTGGCAAAAGGAATTATACAACATTTATTCTTCTAATGGTTTTTGTCTTGTTAATG CTAATCATGGAAGGAGGAACTGCTGTTGCCATATTTGTTAGATGTTTTACAGACAAACATGGACTGGAGAAGGAACTAGAGCAGAAGCTCTATGTGAAGTTTCCAAGAGAGGTTCTTGCCACCATATCA ATTTTGTTGCTATTGATGACAGCTTACGGTTCAGCAGCATTAGGACAACTCTTTTTCTTTCATGTGGTTCTCATAAGGAAG GGAATAAGAACATACGACTATATATTGGCAATGAAAGAGGAGAACCAATTCGCAGAATTAGATTCTTTTGACGATGATTCAGGCATCTCTTCAGATGACAGTGCTGAATTTTATTCACCAGAAAAGCCAACTTTTGTATCTCGGTTTATATGCAGCGGACAAGGGTTGAACCAG AGTAACAAAAATCTGTCCATAAGAATAGAAGGTGATCCTGAGACATCTCTTTTAGCCAACAAACAAGGCTTCCGGGTTGGTATCAGCCCTTGGAAACTTATAAAGCTGAGCAAAGAGAAAGCTTTAAGAGCAGCTGAAAGAGCACGGGAAAGGATTGTAAAACAGAAGCCAATGATGGAACAGGGTCCATTGAAACCACTGCCATCAGAAACAAAATGTGGTCCGCTGATGAATAAACAGATAAATGTTCCAGATTCAGCATCTGGTTTAACACCTCTAGTTTCTAATGGTAGGCTTGGAGGATCACCAGGAAGGTTTTCAAGCCCAAGAAGGAGATTTTCTTGCCCCCCATCTACAGTTTCTTCCATTTTGGCATCACCACAGCAAAAGTACAGAAGCAATTTTGACTTGAAACTGACAGATGTGTCGAAGGAGCTTGAGACCTACATTTCGAGGCAGGTTTTATGTTCAGTTATAAAAGAGGATGGAAGTCAGCCATCCCCAAGATAg